In Puntigrus tetrazona isolate hp1 chromosome 18, ASM1883169v1, whole genome shotgun sequence, one genomic interval encodes:
- the c18h11orf58 gene encoding small acidic protein, whose translation MSSSDETCKGTKRPASPDETGPTQWGSADLGTDERKQKFLRLMGAGKKEHTGRLVIGDHKSTSHFRSGAEDRKINAELEHQYQQGMDGKLSGRNRRHCGLGFSEPDPPAESASATAPEKSDGSEKAPEPPSEPLKDEKTHSSDTELKKEELHTDSKEDKKKTFKMSFVKST comes from the exons ATGAGCTCTTCAGACGAAACGTGTAAAGGCACGAAACGACCTGCATCTCCAGATGAA ACAGGACCCACACAGTGGGGCTCGGCAGATTTAGGGACAGACGAAAGGAAACAGAAGTTTTTGAGGCTGATGGGAGCAGGAAAG AAAGAGCACACTGGACGCCTTGTTATTGGGGATCACAAGTCAACATCCCATTTCCGCAGCG GGGCAGAAGATCGGAAGATCAACGCAGAGCTGGAGCACCAGTATCAGCAGGGTATGGATGGGAAGCTATCAGGAAGGAACAGGAGACACTGTGGCCTGGGCTTCAGTGAG CCCGATCCACCTGCCGAGAGCGCGAGCGCCACTGCGCCCGAGAAGTCAGACGGTTCAGAAAAGGCCCCCGAACCACCATCAGAACCGCTCAAGGACGAGAAAACACATTCATCCGACACAGAGCTCAAGAAAGAGGAACTGCACACAGACTCAAAGGAGGACaagaaaaagacttttaaaatgtcatttgtaaaATCCACATAA